The Lysobacter gummosus genome includes a region encoding these proteins:
- a CDS encoding DUF4159 domain-containing protein, which yields MLGAAAGAWLARSPAARAGADYDFWFTRLKYDSGDWDVDQRMPANLITSLIDYTNLRVDPKEHVLALADPKMLTAPFCYLAGHKLVEFNPDERRNFERYVRNGGFVFVDDCNHDIDGLFAKSFEAQMAKIFGAKALKRLPKNHAIYRSFFVFDGPPATGFELNGWGDDLVHDYLRGIDIDGRLGLLYSNKDYGCEWDYDWRNKRFLAEDNTKFGVNIVMYALNS from the coding sequence ATGCTCGGCGCCGCCGCCGGCGCTTGGCTGGCGCGTTCGCCGGCGGCGCGCGCGGGCGCCGACTACGATTTCTGGTTCACCCGGCTCAAATACGATTCCGGCGACTGGGACGTGGACCAGCGCATGCCGGCGAACCTGATCACTTCGCTGATCGACTACACCAACCTGCGAGTGGACCCGAAGGAACACGTGCTGGCGCTGGCCGACCCGAAGATGCTGACCGCGCCGTTCTGCTATCTGGCCGGTCACAAGCTGGTCGAGTTCAACCCGGACGAGCGGCGCAATTTCGAGCGTTATGTGCGCAACGGCGGTTTCGTGTTCGTCGACGATTGCAATCACGACATCGACGGCTTGTTCGCGAAGTCGTTCGAAGCGCAGATGGCGAAGATCTTCGGCGCCAAGGCGCTCAAGCGATTGCCGAAGAACCACGCTATCTACCGCAGCTTCTTCGTCTTCGACGGCCCGCCGGCGACCGGCTTCGAGCTCAACGGCTGGGGCGACGATCTGGTGCACGACTATTTGCGCGGCATCGATATCGACGGCCGGCTCGGACTGCTGTACAGCAATAAGGACTACGGCTGCGAGTGGGATTACGACTGGCGCAACAAGCGGTTTTTGGCCGAGGACAATACGAAGTTCGGGGTCAATATCGTGATGTATGCGTTGAATTCGTGA
- a CDS encoding TldD/PmbA family protein: MQRRDFLSFTGLGLAGLVLPYGRSIAAEALLEPVDAALRRRLADIALNAAREGGADYCDVRIGRYLRQSVITREAQVRNIVNAESAGIGIRVLSRGAWGFAAVANANPDTVAAAARQAVAIARANARVLTRKVELAPVSGVGEVRWATPVRKNAMAVPIKDKVDLLLAVNAAALKAGADFVNSTLFAINEQKYFASTDGSYIDQDVHRIWLPLTATAVDKASGKFRSRDGLSAPMGMGYEYLDADPAGKFALPGGLTGYGRSYDVIEDATAAARHARAKLKAPSVKPGKYDLVLDPSNLFLTIHENVGHPLELDRVLGYEANYAGTSFATLDKRDQGYRYGSELVNFVADKTRPGSLGAVGYDDEGVKTREWDLIRDGILVDYQATRDEAHLLGHKQSHGCSYADSWSSVQFQRMANVSLKPGKQPLSVAEMVKGVERGLYVHGRGSYSIDQQRYNAQFGGQLFFEIKNGQVTGMIEDAAYQIRTPEFWSSCVAVCDERDFRLGGSFFDGKGQPSQVSAVSHGSSTSRFNGINIINTARAL; this comes from the coding sequence GTGCAACGACGCGACTTCCTCAGTTTTACCGGCCTGGGCCTGGCGGGCCTGGTGCTTCCCTACGGCCGCAGCATCGCCGCCGAAGCGCTGCTTGAACCGGTCGACGCCGCGCTGCGCCGGCGCCTGGCCGACATCGCGCTGAACGCCGCGCGCGAAGGCGGCGCGGATTACTGCGACGTGCGCATCGGCCGCTATCTGCGCCAGTCGGTCATCACCCGCGAAGCGCAGGTGCGCAACATCGTCAACGCCGAATCGGCCGGGATCGGCATCCGCGTGCTGAGCCGTGGCGCATGGGGCTTCGCCGCCGTCGCCAACGCGAACCCGGACACGGTGGCCGCCGCGGCGCGCCAGGCGGTGGCGATCGCGCGCGCCAACGCCCGTGTGCTCACGCGCAAGGTCGAACTGGCGCCGGTCAGCGGCGTCGGCGAGGTGCGCTGGGCCACGCCGGTGCGCAAGAACGCCATGGCGGTACCGATCAAGGACAAGGTCGATCTGCTGCTCGCGGTCAACGCCGCCGCGCTCAAGGCTGGCGCCGACTTCGTCAATTCGACCTTGTTCGCGATCAACGAACAAAAATACTTCGCTTCCACCGACGGCAGTTATATCGACCAGGACGTGCACCGCATCTGGTTGCCGCTGACCGCAACCGCCGTGGACAAGGCCAGCGGCAAGTTCCGCAGCCGCGATGGTTTGTCCGCGCCGATGGGCATGGGCTACGAATACCTCGACGCCGATCCGGCGGGCAAATTCGCCTTGCCCGGCGGGCTGACCGGTTACGGCCGTTCTTATGATGTGATCGAGGACGCTACCGCCGCGGCGCGCCACGCCCGCGCCAAGCTCAAGGCGCCGTCGGTGAAACCGGGCAAGTACGATCTGGTCCTGGACCCGTCCAATCTGTTCCTGACCATCCACGAGAACGTCGGCCATCCGCTGGAGCTCGACCGCGTGCTGGGCTACGAGGCCAACTACGCCGGCACCAGCTTCGCCACGCTGGACAAGCGCGATCAGGGTTATCGCTACGGCAGCGAGCTGGTCAACTTCGTCGCCGACAAGACCCGCCCGGGCAGTCTGGGTGCGGTCGGCTACGACGACGAGGGCGTGAAAACCCGCGAGTGGGACCTGATCCGCGACGGCATCCTGGTGGACTACCAGGCCACGCGCGATGAAGCGCATCTGCTCGGGCACAAGCAGTCGCATGGTTGCAGCTATGCCGATTCGTGGTCGAGCGTGCAGTTCCAGCGCATGGCCAATGTGTCGTTGAAGCCGGGCAAGCAGCCGCTGAGCGTGGCCGAGATGGTCAAGGGCGTGGAGCGCGGCCTGTACGTGCACGGCCGCGGCTCGTATTCGATCGACCAGCAGCGCTACAACGCCCAGTTCGGCGGGCAGTTGTTCTTCGAGATCAAGAACGGCCAGGTGACCGGCATGATCGAGGACGCGGCCTATCAGATCCGCACGCCGGAATTCTGGAGTTCCTGCGTGGCGGTGTGCGACGAACGCGACTTCCGCCTGGGCGGCTCGTTCTTCGACGGCAAGGGCCAGCCCAGCCAGGTCTCGGCGGTGTCGCACGGGTCGAGCACCTCGCGCTTCAACGGCATCAACATCATCAACACCGCGCGTGCGTTGTAA
- a CDS encoding BatA domain-containing protein, producing the protein MTPVLLLPIGLVALAALAIPLLIHLARRSEQRPTDFAALRWLRHKPKPRHRIRFDEWLLLALRLLLLAALALLLARPALFGAHSDTPWAVVVPGVDAKAAAAQGGSQEVEWRWLAPGFPALDRPVPTSPQPVASLLRELDATLPAEIALTVYAPRRLTGADGSRLQLSRPLQWRIVDSAAADLPVPAPPRSPPPQIRYAAERAAALPYMRAAIAAGVDANAAGDPASASIAPIEQAFDPKGRSLIWLAPGPAPEAVSAWVEQGGSVLIDADSRWPGAALKFDAAVWRDGDGTLRIEGAPFGRGRVLRLTGPLSPRAWPQMLQPGFAQRWLALFEPAAAQPARVLAQDYAPSAGGPSFARPPLDLRPWLALLIALLFLIERWFATGRRRGAAP; encoded by the coding sequence GTGACGCCGGTGCTGTTGCTGCCGATCGGCCTGGTCGCGCTGGCGGCGCTGGCGATTCCTCTGCTGATCCATCTGGCCCGGCGCAGCGAGCAGCGCCCGACCGATTTCGCCGCGCTGCGCTGGCTGCGACACAAGCCCAAGCCGCGTCATCGCATCCGTTTCGATGAATGGCTGTTGCTGGCGCTGCGCCTGCTGTTGCTGGCGGCGCTGGCGCTGCTGCTGGCCCGGCCGGCGCTATTCGGTGCGCATAGCGACACGCCCTGGGCCGTGGTGGTGCCCGGTGTCGATGCCAAGGCCGCGGCTGCGCAAGGCGGATCGCAGGAAGTGGAATGGCGTTGGTTGGCGCCTGGGTTCCCAGCGCTCGATCGCCCGGTGCCGACTTCGCCGCAGCCGGTCGCCAGTTTGCTGCGCGAACTGGATGCGACCTTGCCGGCTGAAATTGCTTTAACCGTGTACGCCCCGCGACGGCTGACCGGCGCCGACGGCTCGCGACTGCAATTGTCGCGGCCGCTGCAGTGGCGGATCGTCGACAGCGCCGCGGCCGATCTGCCCGTGCCCGCGCCGCCGCGTTCGCCGCCGCCGCAGATTCGCTACGCCGCCGAGCGCGCCGCGGCCTTGCCGTATATGCGCGCCGCCATCGCCGCGGGTGTTGATGCGAACGCTGCGGGCGATCCCGCATCGGCGTCCATCGCGCCGATCGAACAAGCCTTCGACCCGAAAGGCCGCTCGCTGATCTGGCTGGCGCCGGGCCCGGCGCCCGAGGCGGTGAGCGCCTGGGTGGAGCAGGGCGGCAGCGTGTTGATCGATGCCGACAGCCGCTGGCCCGGCGCAGCGCTGAAATTCGACGCGGCGGTCTGGCGCGACGGCGACGGAACGCTGCGCATCGAAGGCGCGCCGTTCGGACGCGGCCGCGTGCTGCGTCTGACCGGGCCGTTGTCGCCGCGCGCCTGGCCGCAGATGCTGCAACCCGGATTCGCCCAGCGTTGGCTGGCTTTATTCGAACCGGCCGCCGCGCAACCGGCGCGAGTGCTGGCGCAGGATTACGCGCCGAGCGCCGGCGGGCCGTCGTTCGCGCGGCCGCCGCTGGATCTGCGGCCGTGGCTGGCGCTGCTGATCGCCTTGTTGTTCCTGATCGAACGCTGGTTCGCCACCGGCCGTCGACGCGGAGCGGCGCCATGA
- a CDS encoding TldD/PmbA family protein — translation MSIFTEAQSKAILDKVIALSKADECTASLTGSIEGNVRFALNNISTSGIVSDVNLAVQVAFGKRVGTATINEFDDAALERVVRRAEDLARLAPENPEFIPAIDKQTYKPSPTFSAATAAITPDYRAKVAADAIAPCRENKLTAAGFLEDSQSFVAIANSKGNFGYQTSTGFNYTCTVRTDDGRGSGWVGRNLQDSTDFKGESDVRVAMRKATESAEAKALEPGKYTVILEPHAAAGLISFMMAFFDARQADEGRSFLSKKGGGNKLGELVYDSRVNISADPWDSRAPVLPWDQDGLPREKMAIIENGKVASLNYSRYWAQKQGKKAVGAPGNLLMAGGDKSTAELIKGTQKGILVTRTWYIRMVDPQTVLLTGLTRDGTFYIENGVIKHPVKNFRFNESPVIMLNNIEELGRPVRVAGDESSFVMMIPPMKLRDFTFTSLSDAV, via the coding sequence ATGAGCATTTTCACCGAAGCCCAGTCCAAAGCCATCCTCGACAAGGTCATCGCCCTGTCCAAGGCCGATGAGTGCACCGCCAGCCTGACCGGTTCGATCGAAGGCAACGTACGGTTCGCGCTCAACAATATTTCCACCAGCGGCATCGTCAGCGACGTCAATCTGGCCGTGCAGGTCGCCTTCGGCAAGCGCGTGGGCACTGCCACCATCAACGAGTTCGACGACGCCGCGCTCGAACGCGTGGTCCGCCGCGCCGAGGATCTGGCGCGCCTGGCCCCGGAAAATCCCGAGTTCATCCCGGCGATCGACAAGCAGACCTACAAGCCCAGCCCGACCTTCAGCGCCGCCACCGCCGCGATCACGCCCGATTACCGCGCCAAGGTCGCCGCCGACGCGATCGCGCCGTGCCGCGAAAACAAGCTCACCGCCGCCGGCTTCCTGGAAGACAGCCAGAGCTTCGTCGCCATCGCCAACAGCAAGGGCAATTTCGGTTACCAGACCTCGACCGGTTTCAACTACACCTGCACCGTGCGCACCGACGACGGCCGCGGTTCGGGCTGGGTCGGGCGCAACCTGCAGGACTCGACCGACTTCAAGGGCGAGTCCGACGTGCGCGTGGCCATGCGCAAGGCCACCGAGTCGGCCGAGGCCAAGGCGCTGGAGCCGGGCAAGTACACGGTGATCCTGGAGCCGCACGCGGCCGCCGGCCTGATCTCGTTCATGATGGCGTTCTTCGACGCGCGCCAGGCCGACGAAGGCCGCAGCTTCCTGTCCAAGAAGGGCGGCGGCAACAAGCTAGGCGAGCTGGTCTACGACTCGCGCGTGAACATCAGCGCCGACCCCTGGGATTCGCGCGCGCCGGTGCTGCCCTGGGACCAGGACGGCCTGCCGCGCGAGAAAATGGCGATTATCGAAAACGGCAAGGTCGCCTCGCTGAATTATTCGCGCTACTGGGCGCAGAAGCAGGGCAAGAAAGCGGTCGGCGCGCCCGGCAATCTGCTGATGGCCGGCGGCGACAAGTCCACCGCCGAGCTGATCAAGGGCACGCAGAAGGGCATCCTGGTCACCCGCACCTGGTACATCCGCATGGTCGATCCGCAGACCGTGCTGCTGACCGGGCTGACCCGCGACGGCACCTTCTACATCGAGAACGGCGTGATCAAGCATCCGGTGAAGAATTTCCGCTTCAACGAATCGCCGGTGATCATGCTCAACAACATCGAAGAGCTCGGCCGTCCGGTGCGCGTGGCCGGCGACGAGTCCAGCTTCGTGATGATGATCCCGCCGATGAAGCTGCGCGATTTCACCTTCACCTCGCTGTCGGACGCGGTCTGA
- a CDS encoding AAA family ATPase, translated as MNTNVTSGDETELKAQLARLGELRSAIAQAIVGQDEVVEQLLIGLLAGGHCLLEGVPGLGKTLLVRSLGQALELQFRRVQFTPDLMPSDILGTELLEEDHGTGHRHFRFQPGPIFTSLLLADELNRTPPKTQAALLEAMQERTVSYAGVTHALPAPFFVLATQNPLEQAGTYPLPEAQLDRFLLHIRVGYPSEREEHDILQQTTGSHSAQVPRVMNGEDVLALQARVREVHLGEDLLLWVTRLVRASRPDERSIAEVKQWVKWGAGPRAGQSLVLAAKARALLHGRFAATREDIAALAAPVMRHRLLLSFAAEAENKSADDVIAALLRGVPFPDG; from the coding sequence ATGAATACGAACGTGACAAGCGGCGACGAAACCGAACTGAAAGCGCAACTCGCCCGCCTGGGCGAACTGCGCAGTGCGATCGCGCAAGCCATCGTCGGCCAGGACGAAGTCGTCGAACAATTGCTGATCGGCCTGCTCGCCGGCGGGCACTGCCTGCTCGAAGGCGTGCCCGGGCTCGGCAAGACCCTGTTGGTGCGTTCGCTGGGACAGGCGCTGGAACTGCAGTTCCGCCGCGTCCAGTTCACCCCCGACCTCATGCCCAGCGACATCCTCGGCACCGAACTGCTGGAGGAAGACCACGGCACCGGCCATCGCCATTTCCGCTTCCAGCCCGGGCCGATCTTCACCAGCCTGCTGCTGGCCGACGAGCTCAACCGCACGCCGCCCAAGACTCAGGCCGCGCTGCTGGAAGCGATGCAGGAGCGCACCGTCAGCTACGCCGGCGTCACCCACGCCCTGCCGGCGCCGTTCTTCGTGCTGGCGACGCAGAATCCGCTCGAACAGGCCGGCACCTATCCCTTGCCCGAAGCGCAGTTGGACCGCTTCCTCCTGCATATCCGCGTCGGCTACCCCAGCGAGCGCGAAGAACACGACATCCTGCAGCAGACCACCGGCTCGCACAGCGCACAGGTGCCGCGGGTGATGAACGGCGAGGACGTGCTGGCGCTGCAGGCGCGGGTGCGCGAGGTGCACTTGGGCGAAGACCTGCTGCTGTGGGTGACGCGGCTGGTGCGCGCGAGCCGACCGGACGAGCGCTCGATCGCCGAAGTCAAACAATGGGTGAAATGGGGCGCTGGCCCGCGCGCGGGCCAGTCGCTGGTGCTGGCGGCCAAGGCGCGGGCCTTGCTGCACGGGCGCTTCGCCGCGACGCGCGAGGACATCGCCGCACTGGCCGCGCCGGTGATGCGCCATCGTCTGCTGCTGTCGTTCGCGGCCGAGGCCGAGAACAAGAGCGCCGACGACGTGATCGCCGCGTTGCTGCGCGGCGTGCCGTTTCCGGACGGCTGA
- a CDS encoding SDR family oxidoreductase, giving the protein MDLNLTGKHALVCGASEGIGRASAHELALLGCDVTVLARRPEALAAVAEALPRSGAQAHGWIAADVGDAAALSAQVAALAAGKPVHILVNNTGGPPGGPAHTALDAAYQDAFARHLIANQTLVRAVLPGMRSAQWGRMVNVISTSVKEPIEGLGVSNTIRGAVASWAKTLSRELAIDGITVNNVLPGYTRTARIEQIIGDRARNTGQSEDAVIEAMRRTVPLNRFAEAAEIAACIAFLCSPAAGYVNGVSLAVDGGRMQSI; this is encoded by the coding sequence ATGGACCTCAACCTCACCGGCAAACACGCCCTGGTCTGCGGCGCCTCCGAAGGCATCGGCCGCGCGAGCGCGCACGAACTGGCCCTGCTCGGCTGCGACGTCACTGTGCTGGCGCGCCGTCCCGAGGCCCTGGCCGCGGTCGCCGAAGCCCTGCCGCGCAGCGGCGCGCAGGCGCACGGCTGGATCGCCGCCGACGTCGGCGACGCCGCCGCGCTCAGCGCGCAGGTAGCGGCGCTGGCGGCCGGCAAGCCGGTGCATATCCTGGTCAACAACACCGGCGGCCCGCCGGGCGGGCCGGCGCATACCGCACTCGATGCGGCCTATCAGGACGCGTTCGCGCGCCACCTGATCGCCAACCAGACCCTGGTGCGCGCGGTGCTGCCGGGCATGCGCTCGGCGCAGTGGGGGCGCATGGTCAACGTGATCTCCACCTCGGTCAAGGAACCCATCGAGGGCCTGGGCGTGTCCAACACGATCCGCGGCGCCGTCGCCAGCTGGGCCAAGACCTTGTCGCGCGAACTGGCCATCGACGGCATCACCGTCAACAACGTACTGCCCGGCTATACCAGGACCGCGCGCATCGAGCAGATCATCGGCGATCGCGCGCGCAACACCGGCCAGAGCGAGGACGCGGTGATCGAGGCCATGCGCAGGACCGTGCCGCTCAACCGTTTCGCCGAAGCGGCGGAGATCGCCGCGTGCATCGCGTTCTTGTGTTCGCCGGCCGCGGGCTACGTCAACGGCGTGAGTCTGGCGGTGGATGGCGGGCGGATGCAGTCGATCTGA
- a CDS encoding carboxypeptidase regulatory-like domain-containing protein codes for MTIELAVAIVLGLAAILATARLLYRQYRSDAATRSRRWRMAVLMIAQPLIAALLYFAVLPPRLPGQAGTMIVSTAGAADGASEGAGDIRVALPEAPPAAVGERVPDLASALRRHPGTQRLRVLGAGLSPRDRDAARGLAIEFVPAPLPRGLSGLWLPARVGEGEEFWLSGRVEAMPGGSVELLDPGSQRVDRAVPRGDGGFALSAVARSAGLAMFQLRLRDARQQVIEQVDVPVAIEARPAPKLLLLAGAPGPELKYLRRWAADAGLKPHTQISVGAGLQLGDAPLNLNAASLAGFDLLVLDERAWESFGETQRNAVIAAVRGGLGVLLRVGGPLSPRTRAQLRELGFEPGAGADASELRLPAIGTDEAATRARLGPGSVDAPRPRDQAPAEAPALTRRVLALDGARLQPLARDADGKAYAAWRALGQGRFALWGLSDSFKLVLAGRDDLHGRLWSDALSALTRARSSESARIDGTPRQDVRTRVCGLADGAQVLPPRGAAVALVVDPDTGRERCAGFWPTSAGWHSLRQGERLLPFYVRARDEAPGLRASELREATAGLSLASAQRGGAATGAQAADGERGSPWPWFFAWLALSAGLWWFERSLRGRYSAAE; via the coding sequence ATGACCATCGAACTCGCCGTCGCCATCGTGCTGGGACTGGCCGCGATTCTCGCGACCGCGCGGTTGCTGTATCGCCAGTACCGCAGCGATGCGGCGACGCGCTCGCGCCGCTGGCGCATGGCCGTGTTGATGATCGCGCAGCCGTTGATCGCCGCGCTGCTGTATTTCGCCGTATTGCCGCCGCGGCTGCCGGGTCAGGCCGGAACCATGATCGTCAGCACCGCCGGCGCCGCCGACGGCGCTAGCGAGGGCGCCGGCGATATCCGCGTGGCCTTGCCCGAAGCGCCGCCTGCCGCGGTCGGCGAGCGCGTTCCGGATCTGGCCAGCGCGCTGCGCCGTCATCCCGGTACGCAGCGGCTGCGCGTGCTTGGCGCGGGTCTGTCGCCGCGCGATCGCGATGCCGCACGCGGGCTGGCGATCGAATTCGTCCCCGCGCCGTTGCCGCGCGGGCTGAGCGGACTTTGGTTGCCGGCGCGGGTCGGCGAAGGGGAAGAGTTCTGGCTGTCGGGGCGGGTCGAGGCCATGCCCGGCGGCAGCGTGGAATTGCTCGATCCGGGTTCGCAGCGGGTGGATCGCGCGGTGCCGCGCGGCGACGGCGGCTTCGCCCTGAGCGCGGTCGCGCGCAGCGCCGGGCTGGCGATGTTCCAGTTGCGCCTGCGCGATGCGCGCCAGCAGGTGATCGAACAGGTCGACGTGCCGGTCGCGATCGAAGCGCGGCCGGCGCCGAAACTGTTGTTACTGGCGGGCGCGCCCGGTCCTGAGCTCAAGTATCTGCGCCGCTGGGCCGCCGACGCCGGGCTCAAGCCGCACACGCAGATCAGCGTCGGCGCGGGGCTGCAGCTCGGCGATGCGCCGTTGAATTTGAACGCGGCGAGCTTGGCCGGATTCGATCTGCTGGTGCTGGACGAACGCGCCTGGGAGTCGTTCGGCGAGACTCAGCGCAACGCGGTGATCGCGGCGGTGCGCGGCGGCCTGGGCGTGTTGCTGCGCGTCGGCGGGCCGTTGTCGCCGCGCACACGCGCGCAGTTGCGCGAACTGGGTTTCGAGCCCGGCGCCGGCGCGGATGCGAGCGAGCTGCGTCTGCCGGCCATCGGCACCGACGAAGCGGCCACACGCGCGCGCCTGGGGCCGGGCAGCGTCGACGCGCCGCGTCCGCGCGATCAGGCGCCGGCCGAGGCGCCGGCATTGACGCGGCGCGTGCTCGCGCTCGACGGCGCCAGGCTGCAACCGCTGGCGCGCGATGCCGACGGCAAGGCGTATGCGGCGTGGCGCGCGCTCGGGCAGGGACGGTTCGCGCTGTGGGGCCTGAGCGACAGCTTCAAGCTGGTGCTGGCCGGGCGCGACGATCTGCACGGCCGGCTGTGGAGCGATGCGTTGTCGGCGCTGACCCGGGCGCGTTCGAGCGAATCGGCGCGCATCGACGGCACGCCGCGTCAGGATGTGCGCACGCGTGTGTGCGGCCTCGCCGACGGTGCGCAGGTCCTGCCGCCGCGCGGGGCGGCGGTGGCGCTGGTGGTCGATCCGGACACGGGTCGCGAGCGCTGCGCCGGGTTCTGGCCGACCTCGGCGGGCTGGCATTCGTTGCGGCAAGGCGAGCGCTTGCTGCCGTTCTATGTGCGCGCTCGCGACGAAGCGCCGGGGTTGCGCGCCAGCGAATTGCGCGAAGCCACGGCCGGGTTGAGTCTGGCGTCGGCGCAGCGCGGTGGCGCGGCGACGGGAGCGCAGGCCGCCGATGGCGAACGCGGCTCGCCGTGGCCGTGGTTCTTCGCCTGGCTGGCGCTCAGCGCGGGCTTGTGGTGGTTCGAGCGTTCGCTGCGCGGTCGATATTCAGCGGCCGAGTAG
- a CDS encoding DUF58 domain-containing protein — protein sequence MHDLIPPKVRARLRNLHLTSKRAVGTHGIGMHSSRSRGAGLEFAQYRAYEPGDELRQIDWKLYARSDRFFVREAERESPLAIWLLLDATASMRQEDAARPGWSRLDAAKALSACVAELALRQGDRFGLIVLRGDGLRLLAPAAGARQRDRLLLELHNVSAQGAWPAAEQLRPLWERIGAGDLALMIGDGFDEDAVAIAERLASARREVLSLRIVTTEERDFPFRGGYRFRDPETGEELLGDGAALRDEFLGRFAAARKALDARLDASGIRHAEYVLDEELDLPLRRLFGARDAMEAS from the coding sequence GTGCACGATCTGATCCCGCCGAAGGTGCGCGCGCGCCTGCGCAATCTGCACTTGACCTCCAAGCGCGCGGTCGGCACCCACGGCATCGGCATGCACAGCAGCCGCAGCCGCGGCGCCGGTCTGGAATTCGCTCAGTACCGCGCCTATGAGCCCGGCGACGAACTGCGCCAGATCGACTGGAAACTCTACGCGCGCTCGGATCGCTTCTTCGTGCGCGAAGCCGAACGCGAAAGCCCGCTGGCGATCTGGCTGCTGCTGGATGCCACCGCCTCGATGCGCCAGGAAGACGCGGCGCGGCCGGGCTGGTCGCGACTGGACGCGGCCAAGGCCCTGAGTGCCTGCGTGGCCGAACTGGCGCTGCGCCAGGGCGACCGCTTCGGCCTGATCGTGCTGCGCGGCGACGGCCTGCGCCTGCTCGCGCCCGCGGCCGGCGCGCGCCAGCGTGATCGTCTGTTGCTGGAACTGCACAACGTGTCGGCGCAAGGCGCGTGGCCGGCGGCCGAACAACTGCGGCCGCTGTGGGAACGCATCGGCGCCGGCGATCTGGCGCTGATGATCGGCGACGGCTTCGACGAAGACGCGGTCGCCATCGCCGAGCGCCTGGCCTCGGCGCGGCGCGAAGTGCTGAGCCTGCGCATCGTCACCACGGAAGAACGCGACTTCCCGTTCCGTGGCGGTTACCGCTTCCGCGATCCGGAAACCGGCGAAGAACTGCTCGGCGACGGCGCCGCGCTGCGCGACGAGTTCCTCGGCCGCTTCGCCGCCGCGCGCAAGGCGCTGGACGCGCGCCTGGACGCCAGCGGCATCCGTCACGCCGAGTACGTGCTCGACGAAGAACTCGATCTGCCGCTGCGCCGTCTGTTCGGCGCGCGCGATGCGATGGAGGCGTCGTGA